In Kaistella faecalis, a genomic segment contains:
- the uvrB gene encoding excinuclease ABC subunit UvrB, whose protein sequence is MQFKLQSEYKPTGDQPQAIEKLVKGIEIGEKYQTLLGVTGSGKTFTVANVVQEVQKPTIVLAHNKTLAAQLFMEFKEFFPENAVEYFVSYYDYYQPEAFIASTNTYIEKDLSINEEVEKLRLSASASLLSGRRDVLIVASVSCIYGIGNPTEFNKSLIEVQKNAKITRTAFLHKLVNALYARTLNEFTRGTFRVKGDVIDVYPAYADNAVRIQFFGDEIERIQSFDPLSGNVMAEFEEINIYPANLFVTSKETQINAIREIQDDMVKQVDFFNEIEKPFEAKRLQERTELDLEMMKELGYCSGIENYSRYFDGRLPGSRPFCLLDYFPKDFLMVIDESHVTVPQVHAMYGGDRSRKEVLVEHGFRLPAAMDNRPLKFEEFEAMQNQVIYVSATPADYELEKSGGEYIEQIIRPTGLLDPVIDIRPSLNQIDDLIEEIQKRTEIDERVLVTTLTKKMAEELTKYFTRFGIRTRYIHSDVETLERIQIMQDLRVGLFDVLVGVNLLREGLDLPEVSLVAILDADKEGMLRSRRSLVQTIGRAARNVNGKAILYADKITGSMQKAIDETNYRREKQMEYNEKHGLVPTALNKKISEILVGRSKDFPDPKYTQKEILKQVAEEKANYGKDAEVLIAEKQKAMEAAARNLDFIKAAKLRDEIAALKA, encoded by the coding sequence ATGCAGTTCAAACTTCAATCAGAATATAAACCGACCGGCGACCAGCCACAAGCCATTGAAAAACTGGTCAAAGGCATTGAAATTGGCGAAAAGTACCAGACACTCCTTGGTGTTACCGGTTCTGGAAAGACCTTTACCGTTGCCAATGTTGTGCAGGAAGTTCAAAAGCCCACCATCGTATTAGCGCATAACAAAACTCTGGCGGCACAGCTTTTCATGGAGTTCAAAGAATTTTTTCCTGAGAACGCGGTAGAATATTTTGTGAGTTATTACGACTATTACCAGCCCGAAGCATTTATCGCTTCGACGAATACTTATATTGAAAAAGACCTTTCGATTAATGAAGAAGTGGAGAAACTCAGACTTTCTGCTTCAGCGAGTTTGCTTTCAGGACGGAGGGACGTTTTAATCGTGGCTTCGGTTTCGTGTATTTACGGCATCGGAAATCCGACGGAATTCAATAAATCCCTGATTGAAGTTCAGAAAAATGCAAAAATTACCAGAACCGCTTTTCTTCATAAACTGGTTAATGCATTATATGCAAGGACTTTAAATGAATTTACCCGAGGTACGTTCAGAGTGAAAGGCGATGTAATCGATGTGTATCCCGCGTATGCCGATAATGCTGTCCGTATCCAGTTTTTCGGTGATGAGATTGAAAGAATCCAGAGTTTCGATCCACTTTCAGGGAACGTGATGGCCGAGTTTGAAGAGATAAATATTTATCCAGCAAACCTCTTTGTAACGTCCAAAGAAACACAGATCAACGCAATACGCGAGATCCAGGATGATATGGTGAAACAGGTTGATTTCTTCAATGAAATCGAAAAACCATTTGAAGCCAAACGCCTTCAGGAAAGAACCGAACTCGATCTCGAGATGATGAAGGAACTCGGTTACTGCAGCGGAATTGAGAATTATTCCAGATATTTCGACGGAAGGTTGCCGGGTTCCCGACCGTTCTGCCTTCTTGATTATTTTCCAAAGGATTTCCTTATGGTTATTGATGAGAGTCACGTAACTGTTCCCCAGGTTCATGCGATGTATGGGGGCGACAGAAGCCGTAAAGAAGTTCTGGTTGAACACGGTTTCCGGCTTCCGGCAGCGATGGATAACCGTCCGCTGAAGTTTGAGGAATTTGAAGCCATGCAGAATCAGGTCATTTATGTTTCGGCAACTCCCGCAGATTATGAACTTGAAAAAAGCGGAGGCGAGTATATTGAGCAGATTATTCGCCCGACAGGACTTCTTGATCCTGTCATTGATATAAGACCATCATTAAACCAGATCGATGATTTAATTGAAGAAATCCAGAAACGGACCGAGATTGATGAAAGAGTTCTGGTAACCACTTTGACGAAGAAAATGGCTGAAGAACTCACCAAATATTTCACCAGATTCGGAATCAGAACGCGTTATATTCATTCTGATGTAGAGACACTGGAAAGAATTCAGATTATGCAGGATCTACGGGTCGGATTATTCGATGTTTTGGTCGGCGTAAATTTATTGAGGGAAGGTCTCGATTTACCCGAAGTTTCACTCGTTGCTATTTTAGATGCCGATAAAGAAGGAATGTTGCGGTCGAGGAGATCACTGGTTCAGACAATCGGTAGAGCTGCAAGAAATGTTAATGGAAAAGCCATTCTGTACGCTGATAAGATTACCGGTTCTATGCAGAAAGCCATTGACGAAACCAATTACCGCCGCGAAAAGCAGATGGAATACAACGAAAAACACGGCTTGGTTCCGACAGCTTTAAACAAGAAAATTTCAGAAATTCTGGTCGGAAGATCGAAAGATTTCCCGGATCCAAAATATACCCAGAAAGAAATCCTGAAACAGGTTGCCGAAGAAAAAGCCAATTATGGTAAGGATGCCGAAGTTTTAATCGCCGAAAAACAAAAAGCGATGGAAGCCGCAGCCAGAAATCTTGATTTTATTAAGGCCGCAAAATTACGTGACGAAATTGCAGCATTGAAAGCTTAA
- a CDS encoding S41 family peptidase, whose product MNTKILSGFTFVTLLLVSCSRDNDRVPAPNTETNSVNDFVWKAMNSWYYWQPNVPKLADNFKNSAEYLPFINSKTPDGLFYSLLYDYGNTDRFSWIENNNTIMQASRVAEVEKISGFDYAVYPKDNTNTSAVALVNYVVPGSPAASAGIIRGDIITKVNGAPLTLSNYSQLSQDQFTLTRAATAVMTSSALVTTDRAENISITKTNIDENPVAFYKKYNYGGKNIGYLVYNGFKSDYNDELNAAFATMKADGITELVLDLRYNGGGSLETATALAQMVNGNYTGQPYVYLDFNAKHNDEDGMDYLTNTVKTYNVVNGHPEQTGQQNVNSLNLSRIYVLVSFQTASASELTVSSLNKYVPVTTIGNETYGKFVGSITLYDSPASDFTSYATRNTSHNWKLQPITFSYYNKDRDPNPSGGILPTYAINPFQAINNIKEFGNVSDPELKKALELISGQTISKIAEIPVIYSNRNIRFQPGNEGNGLVIEDFESFSKNRK is encoded by the coding sequence ATGAACACTAAGATATTATCAGGATTTACCTTTGTTACTTTACTTCTTGTATCGTGCTCCCGCGATAACGATCGTGTGCCCGCACCCAATACAGAAACGAATTCTGTAAATGATTTTGTATGGAAGGCCATGAATTCATGGTATTATTGGCAACCCAATGTTCCTAAATTAGCAGATAACTTCAAAAACTCTGCCGAATATTTACCTTTTATCAACTCGAAAACTCCCGACGGATTGTTCTACAGTCTGTTATACGATTACGGCAATACCGACCGTTTTTCGTGGATCGAAAATAATAATACGATAATGCAGGCATCGCGGGTCGCAGAGGTAGAAAAGATTTCGGGATTTGATTATGCCGTGTATCCGAAAGACAATACCAATACCTCGGCTGTAGCCCTCGTAAATTACGTCGTTCCAGGGTCTCCGGCGGCTAGTGCAGGAATTATACGTGGAGATATCATTACTAAAGTGAATGGCGCCCCTTTAACATTGAGTAACTACTCGCAGCTTTCGCAGGATCAATTCACGCTTACCAGGGCAGCAACTGCGGTGATGACATCTTCGGCTTTGGTCACAACGGACAGAGCGGAGAACATCAGTATCACCAAAACAAATATTGATGAAAACCCTGTTGCTTTCTATAAAAAATATAATTACGGCGGGAAAAATATAGGATACCTCGTTTATAACGGTTTTAAATCAGATTACAACGATGAGCTGAACGCTGCTTTTGCGACAATGAAAGCCGACGGAATTACAGAATTGGTACTGGATCTGCGCTACAATGGTGGTGGATCTCTGGAAACCGCAACAGCGCTCGCGCAGATGGTAAACGGTAATTATACGGGCCAACCCTACGTTTATTTGGATTTTAACGCGAAACATAACGATGAAGACGGAATGGATTATTTAACCAACACCGTGAAAACATATAATGTGGTCAACGGTCATCCCGAACAGACTGGGCAGCAAAACGTAAACAGTCTCAACCTGAGCAGAATTTATGTTTTGGTTTCTTTTCAAACAGCTTCAGCAAGTGAACTTACGGTCAGCAGTCTCAACAAATATGTTCCTGTGACTACCATCGGTAACGAAACTTACGGGAAATTTGTCGGTTCTATAACGCTTTATGACTCGCCCGCATCAGATTTTACATCATACGCCACCAGAAATACTTCGCACAACTGGAAGCTTCAGCCTATTACTTTTTCTTATTACAACAAGGACAGGGACCCAAATCCATCAGGTGGAATTCTACCGACGTACGCAATAAATCCTTTCCAGGCCATTAATAACATCAAGGAATTCGGAAATGTATCAGATCCCGAACTTAAAAAAGCTCTGGAACTGATTAGTGGGCAAACAATCTCAAAAATCGCGGAAATTCCTGTAATTTACAGTAACAGAAACATTCGCTTTCAGCCTGGAAATGAAGGTAATGGACTCGTAATTGAGGACTTTGAAAGCTTTTCAAAAAACAGAAAATAA
- a CDS encoding PQQ-dependent sugar dehydrogenase, producing MKHLSIKTLSLLSAILLVSCSGNSKTTVAAQETSVNGTLANPETADKNSPEYQPAFEGQTRVQGVKTSTAYNVEVINSDLHKPWGIINLPDGRFLITSKTGHLNIVSADGKTISKVEGLPKVDAKGQGGLLDVALDPDFQNNKMIYWTFSEPVSGGNHTAVAKGKLSADEKRIENPSVIFRATPTYDGDKHYGSRLEFDKDGHLFVSTGERSDLETRPYAQKQDSYLGKILKITKDGKPAPGNPQIAGWKPEIYSTGHRNPQGMAIDVKGQIWDAEMGPRGGDEINLIQPGKNYGWGDVTYGIEYSGKKINNGTTQKAGTEQPVYYWDPSISMSGITFYTGNIEEWKNNMMIGCLSGEKIIRLVIENNKVVGEEWLLTDKNDRIRDVLNGQDGNLYAVSDSGKLYRISKK from the coding sequence ATGAAACATTTATCCATTAAAACCCTTTCATTACTGAGTGCCATCCTCTTGGTCTCGTGTAGTGGGAATTCAAAAACAACGGTAGCAGCACAGGAAACCTCCGTCAACGGAACATTAGCAAACCCCGAAACCGCAGATAAAAATTCTCCGGAATATCAGCCTGCCTTCGAAGGGCAGACAAGGGTTCAGGGAGTAAAAACCTCTACAGCATATAATGTAGAAGTGATCAACTCAGATTTACATAAGCCATGGGGAATTATCAATTTACCTGACGGAAGATTTCTGATTACCTCAAAAACAGGTCACCTTAACATTGTGTCCGCAGACGGAAAAACAATCTCAAAAGTTGAGGGACTGCCTAAAGTTGATGCTAAAGGTCAGGGAGGTTTATTAGATGTGGCTTTAGATCCTGATTTTCAAAATAACAAAATGATTTACTGGACATTTTCGGAACCCGTTTCAGGCGGAAATCATACCGCTGTCGCAAAGGGTAAACTTTCTGCTGATGAGAAACGGATTGAAAACCCTTCTGTGATATTCCGCGCGACACCAACTTATGATGGTGATAAGCATTACGGAAGCCGCCTGGAGTTCGATAAAGACGGCCATCTTTTTGTAAGTACGGGCGAACGTTCGGATCTGGAAACGAGGCCTTACGCGCAGAAACAGGATTCTTACTTAGGGAAAATTTTAAAAATTACCAAAGACGGCAAACCTGCTCCCGGAAATCCACAAATTGCGGGATGGAAACCTGAGATTTATTCTACAGGACACCGAAATCCTCAGGGAATGGCGATCGATGTAAAAGGACAGATTTGGGATGCAGAGATGGGACCGCGCGGAGGTGACGAAATCAACTTAATTCAGCCCGGAAAAAATTATGGTTGGGGTGATGTGACTTACGGAATCGAGTACAGCGGCAAAAAAATCAATAACGGAACTACACAAAAAGCCGGCACAGAGCAACCTGTGTATTATTGGGATCCTTCAATTTCGATGAGCGGAATCACTTTCTACACGGGCAATATCGAAGAGTGGAAAAACAATATGATGATTGGATGCCTCAGCGGAGAAAAAATCATCAGACTCGTGATCGAGAATAATAAAGTAGTTGGCGAAGAATGGTTGCTTACCGATAAAAATGACAGAATAAGAGACGTACTGAACGGACAGGACGGAAATCTGTATGCAGTTTCCGACAGCGGAAAACTTTACAGGATTTCAAAGAAATAG
- a CDS encoding DUF6973 domain-containing protein, whose translation MKRITVILLNTLRTLSFTKVLKLLRLTVPHPLFSLLAFYATVKSFSLAQQHFPKTNSNSGIGNAYRHALWTCLIMMYCCKISSPEKSLDFCKRMTDLHEELFPNKPLEKKMDLHNNQVGMDLFMELLPGIHRQFFETNFFVEKLFVKTKTAKLLTSLEENFGPELVYLEN comes from the coding sequence ATGAAAAGGATAACTGTCATATTATTAAACACATTGCGGACACTGAGTTTCACAAAAGTTCTAAAACTTCTGAGGCTTACTGTACCGCATCCGTTGTTCTCTTTACTGGCTTTTTATGCAACGGTAAAAAGCTTCTCACTTGCACAGCAGCATTTTCCTAAAACCAACTCCAACAGCGGAATCGGAAATGCTTACCGCCATGCACTTTGGACGTGTTTAATCATGATGTATTGCTGCAAAATATCCTCTCCGGAAAAATCTTTGGATTTCTGCAAAAGGATGACCGACCTGCACGAAGAACTCTTCCCCAACAAGCCATTGGAAAAGAAAATGGATCTCCATAATAATCAAGTGGGAATGGATCTTTTCATGGAATTACTTCCGGGGATTCATCGACAATTCTTCGAAACTAATTTTTTCGTTGAGAAACTTTTCGTTAAAACCAAAACAGCCAAACTCCTTACCAGCTTAGAGGAGAATTTCGGACCGGAGCTCGTTTATTTAGAAAATTAA
- the accD gene encoding acetyl-CoA carboxylase, carboxyltransferase subunit beta, with protein MAFDWFKRKTKNITTSTEDKKDVPKGLWHQTPTGKIIEHEELKANNYVSPEDGFHVRIGSNEFFSILFDDNKYQELNADVESVDMLNFKDTKSYTDRLKEVKSKTKLTDSIRNAVGTVNGEKIVISCMDFAFIGGSLGSVMGEKIRRAVDYCIEHRLPYMIICQSGGARMQEATYSLMQLAKVQAKLAQLSEEGLLYIAYLCDPTFGGITASFAMTADIIMAEPGALIGFAGPRVIRETIGKDLPEGFQTSEFLQEKGFVDFIVKRKEIKEKVSKTVKLLVH; from the coding sequence ATGGCATTCGACTGGTTTAAAAGAAAAACAAAAAACATCACCACGTCTACAGAAGATAAAAAAGATGTGCCTAAAGGACTTTGGCATCAGACGCCGACAGGTAAAATCATTGAACATGAGGAACTTAAAGCTAATAATTACGTGTCTCCGGAAGACGGTTTTCATGTAAGAATCGGCAGTAACGAGTTTTTCTCCATTCTTTTTGATGACAATAAGTACCAGGAACTTAATGCGGATGTGGAAAGTGTGGATATGCTTAATTTTAAGGATACCAAATCTTACACAGACCGTTTGAAAGAGGTGAAATCCAAAACCAAATTAACCGATTCCATCCGGAATGCTGTCGGAACAGTAAACGGTGAAAAGATCGTGATTTCATGTATGGATTTTGCATTTATCGGCGGGTCATTAGGATCTGTGATGGGCGAAAAAATCCGTCGTGCTGTTGATTACTGCATTGAGCACCGACTTCCTTATATGATCATCTGCCAGTCAGGTGGGGCAAGAATGCAGGAGGCTACTTATTCCCTGATGCAGTTGGCGAAAGTACAGGCAAAATTGGCGCAGCTTTCTGAAGAAGGATTGTTGTATATCGCCTATCTATGCGATCCCACTTTTGGAGGAATTACCGCTTCTTTCGCAATGACTGCCGATATTATTATGGCTGAACCCGGAGCGCTGATCGGCTTTGCAGGTCCACGGGTAATCCGCGAAACGATTGGTAAAGATTTACCTGAAGGTTTCCAAACTTCTGAATTTTTACAGGAGAAAGGTTTCGTAGACTTTATTGTAAAGCGTAAAGAAATCAAAGAGAAGGTTTCAAAAACAGTGAAACTTCTTGTTCACTAA
- the fbaA gene encoding class II fructose-bisphosphate aldolase, which yields MSRRFPAGVATGQMVTDIFEYAKENNFALPAVNVIGSSNVNAVLETAAKLNSPVIIQFSNGGAAFNAGKGLTNDGQKAAIAGAVAGAKHIHTLAEAYGATVILHTDHCAKKLLPWIDGLMDANEEFYAQTGKSLYSSHMLDLSEEPIEENLDVSCRYFERMAKMGMTLEIELGVTGGEEDGVDNSGVDSSKLYTQPDEVAYAYERLSAISPNFTIAAAFGNVHGVYKPGNVKLTPKILDNSQKYVQEKFNLGEKPVNFVFHGGSGSSVEEIREAISYGAIKMNIDTDLQFAYTEGIRDYMVTNVEYLKAQIGNPDGDDKPNKKYYDPRVWVRKGEETFSTRLVQAFEDLNNVNTL from the coding sequence ATGAGCAGACGTTTTCCGGCAGGTGTTGCCACAGGTCAAATGGTTACCGACATTTTTGAATATGCTAAAGAAAATAATTTTGCGCTACCGGCAGTAAACGTTATTGGTTCCAGTAACGTAAATGCTGTTTTGGAAACTGCAGCAAAATTGAATTCCCCGGTAATTATTCAGTTTTCTAATGGTGGTGCCGCTTTTAATGCAGGAAAAGGTTTAACTAATGATGGGCAGAAAGCTGCAATTGCAGGTGCCGTAGCCGGTGCAAAACATATCCATACTTTGGCAGAAGCTTACGGCGCGACTGTAATTCTTCATACCGACCACTGCGCGAAGAAATTATTGCCTTGGATCGACGGATTGATGGATGCTAACGAAGAATTTTATGCACAGACCGGAAAATCCCTGTACTCATCTCATATGTTGGATTTATCTGAAGAGCCGATAGAGGAGAATTTGGATGTTTCATGCAGATATTTCGAGAGAATGGCGAAAATGGGAATGACTTTAGAAATAGAACTGGGCGTTACCGGCGGGGAAGAAGATGGTGTTGACAATTCCGGAGTAGATTCTTCTAAACTGTACACTCAACCCGATGAGGTGGCTTACGCTTATGAAAGATTAAGCGCTATTTCTCCGAACTTTACGATCGCAGCAGCTTTTGGTAATGTACATGGTGTGTACAAACCGGGTAATGTAAAACTGACGCCGAAAATCTTAGATAATTCTCAGAAATACGTTCAGGAAAAATTCAATCTTGGTGAGAAGCCGGTAAACTTTGTATTCCACGGTGGATCGGGCTCTTCTGTTGAAGAAATCAGAGAAGCAATCAGCTACGGCGCAATAAAAATGAACATTGATACAGATCTTCAGTTCGCTTATACAGAAGGAATCAGAGATTATATGGTGACCAATGTGGAATATCTGAAAGCGCAGATTGGAAATCCGGATGGAGACGACAAACCGAACAAGAAATATTATGACCCAAGAGTTTGGGTTAGAAAAGGTGAAGAAACTTTCTCTACGAGATTGGTTCAGGCGTTTGAAGACCTTAACAACGTAAATACTTTATAA
- a CDS encoding NAD kinase, giving the protein MKAAVYSQKSDLDTFLYLSKFVSELEKRGVKAVLYEEMANAMQFSKIFETFSGKEDLKEKKVDLFFTFGGDGTIVNSLLFVQDLEIPVVGVNTGRLGFLASFTKEEVFLELDEILKGEVKISRRSVIEIVSPGKSMFFPYALNDITISRKETTAMITVESYINGEFLNIFWGDGVIVSTPTGSTAYSLSCGGPIITPTNANFVITPIAPHNLNVRPLIVNDDVEIRLKVESRVPQYSLSLDSRLIHMETDVEIILRKAKFQILLIHPNNLSFYETIRQKLLWGKDKRN; this is encoded by the coding sequence ATGAAGGCAGCAGTATATTCTCAAAAAAGCGATTTAGATACTTTTCTGTACCTGAGTAAATTTGTTTCAGAACTCGAAAAAAGAGGGGTGAAAGCGGTTCTTTATGAAGAAATGGCCAACGCCATGCAATTCTCAAAGATTTTCGAAACCTTTTCCGGCAAAGAAGATTTAAAGGAGAAAAAAGTAGATCTTTTTTTTACCTTCGGAGGCGACGGTACTATTGTAAATTCTCTACTTTTTGTGCAGGATCTCGAGATCCCAGTAGTGGGAGTAAATACCGGAAGACTTGGTTTTCTTGCAAGTTTCACTAAAGAAGAAGTATTTCTGGAACTCGATGAAATCCTCAAAGGAGAAGTGAAAATCAGCCGACGCTCTGTCATCGAAATCGTTTCGCCGGGTAAATCGATGTTTTTTCCCTACGCCTTAAACGACATTACGATTTCGCGCAAAGAAACCACCGCAATGATTACGGTAGAATCGTATATTAATGGCGAATTTCTCAATATTTTCTGGGGCGATGGCGTTATAGTGTCAACTCCCACCGGTTCTACGGCATACTCATTAAGTTGCGGCGGACCAATTATTACCCCGACCAATGCTAATTTTGTAATCACTCCGATTGCACCGCATAACCTAAACGTTAGGCCATTAATCGTAAACGATGATGTAGAAATACGCCTGAAAGTAGAAAGCCGGGTTCCTCAGTACTCTCTGTCTCTGGATTCCAGACTGATTCATATGGAAACCGATGTGGAAATTATCCTGAGAAAAGCCAAGTTCCAGATCCTGCTGATTCACCCTAATAACTTAAGTTTTTACGAAACAATCCGCCAGAAATTGCTCTGGGGAAAAGACAAAAGAAACTGA
- a CDS encoding CBS domain-containing protein: MFIKDYISKDYPAFNSSDSIDDANEMAKEFGYSHVFVKKKGVYQGAISQSFLDESPEGILGSLEIHFEKFAILDDGNLLDSIKLFHTFNCNVVPVISKNEKYVGYLSCDDIFNEFSKYPLFSENGAIMIVQTNGRHYSMTEVARIVESNNGKIYGCFINLITEDYIQITLKFHSDNTSSIDETFERYGYSVVHKYYDDEKEDLLKDRFGFFQKFLEF, encoded by the coding sequence ATGTTTATCAAAGATTACATTTCTAAAGATTATCCGGCTTTTAATTCCAGCGACTCGATAGATGATGCTAATGAAATGGCGAAGGAATTTGGGTATTCTCATGTATTTGTAAAGAAGAAAGGGGTCTATCAGGGCGCGATCAGTCAGTCGTTTTTAGATGAAAGTCCGGAAGGAATATTAGGATCACTCGAGATTCACTTTGAAAAGTTTGCGATTCTTGATGACGGTAATTTACTCGATTCCATCAAATTGTTTCACACGTTCAACTGCAATGTGGTTCCTGTGATCTCAAAAAACGAAAAATACGTAGGATATCTCTCTTGCGATGATATCTTTAACGAATTTTCAAAATATCCGCTGTTCTCAGAAAATGGCGCGATCATGATTGTTCAGACGAACGGAAGACATTATTCAATGACGGAAGTAGCAAGGATTGTTGAGTCCAATAACGGCAAAATTTATGGCTGCTTTATTAATCTGATTACAGAGGATTATATACAGATTACACTGAAGTTTCACAGTGACAATACGAGTTCTATAGATGAGACGTTCGAAAGATATGGCTACAGCGTAGTGCATAAATATTATGATGATGAAAAAGAAGACCTGCTGAAAGACAGATTCGGTTTCTTCCAAAAATTTCTCGAATTTTAA